A genome region from Coffea arabica cultivar ET-39 chromosome 7e, Coffea Arabica ET-39 HiFi, whole genome shotgun sequence includes the following:
- the LOC113689633 gene encoding uncharacterized protein: MDSVESGVKLGEKRSAEDTAGGGGGGGGDVPPAKKLRHGGAVVGNMRKVAEMVLVLAAMGKMRGGKVPTGVEKEIMAAAREKLVEVCELFPPKDVFPRDVFGALIEDLGLNKVREQRLGFRPPKITIAEKLLLSKRKMEKAEDFTLPSAQHSSQRLHTKSGVAVENRAPPPAGRVFATDKPSHIPISSGSFQPSPLGHVAGTTLTSLPYQLPTSEVRPTTPSGLPSSNMARDATPVALPRIERFRLDGRPNGSLPTSQVQANSSGDQPSVKTPAWSLQPQSTAPPKIGAEKVPAKATVKVEGATDAKSRIGPQIVISKPPVTQITTGNHAVGVNQHLQGTNTIPAPIPRNTHAEIGKIVQKLLQPRVSERPVWTPPSRDYMNKASTCQTCKSTINDVDSVLVCDACEKGYHLKCLHINNPKGIPRAEWHCVKCLQLSNGKGLPPKYGRVMRNNNVPKVPSGAAALPSTPDKKAAALDVKVNQQKIMVNGNAASQRASTGNRVSSHSDPTSALKVENTTEIRGNTIVGKGKMDDKSSSRISLNNLTEASCPDSVSPTLSSVKGLCEEKLLESNSQTPLKSETVLSFSAPSQSPGNAEDNRQPGAPNSAVLLQQSSQNDQGTVRAIPAETSAASSGFAEHGKFLPDYVHNVDWIGGILKVDEEKAFYQSCCIRGVVYKLHDHVLIQFNDRLIPSKLQAMWEDIKMKTRWVSVNKCYFPADLPQAVGRPCGLESSEVYESTISCTVMAGLVQGLCEVLPPGRFIEEKEKRTNGGKRPNESLRPLYVCKWIYDEPKGLFRDVNC, translated from the exons ATGGATTCGGTTGAATCCGGGGTGAAATTGGGTGAGAAAAGATCGGCCGAGGATACCgctggaggaggaggaggaggaggaggagatgtTCCGCCGGCGAAGAAGCTGAGGCATGGAGGCGCTGTGGTTGGTAATATGAGGAAGGTGGCGGAGATGGTTTTGGTGTTGGCGGCCATGGGGAAGATGAGGGGAGGCAAGGTTCCGACTGGTGTTGAGAAGGAGATTATGGCGGCCGCTCGAGAGAAGTTAGTGGAGGTTTGTGAATTGTTTCCGCCCAAGGATGTGTTTCCCAGGGATGTTTTTGGGGCACTTATTGAGGATCTCGGGCTTAATAAGGTGAGGGAACAGAGGTTAGGGTTTCGGCCGCCCAAGATTACCATTGCTGAGAAGTTATTGCTTTCCAAAAGAAAG ATGGAAAAAGCTGAGGACTTTACTCTACCTTCTGCTCAACACTCATCGCAAAGATTGCATACAAAGTCTGGTGTGGCGGTTGAAAATCGTGCTCCACCCCCTGCTGGCCGTGTTTTTGCCACAGATAAACCTAGTCATATACCAATTTCTTCTGGAAGCTTCCAACCTTCACCTCTAGGTCATGTAGCTGGTACAACATTGACATCTTTACCATATCAGCTACCTACAAGTGAAGTAAGACCAACAACTCCCAGTGGATTGCCCTCCAGTAATATGGCAAGGGATGCTACTCCAGTTGCATTGCCTAGGATTGAAAGATTCAGGTTGGATGGAAGACCAAATGGATCTTTGCCAACATCACAAGTGCAAG CAAATTCTTCTGGGGATCAGCCCTCTGTCAAAACGCCAGCTTGGTCTCTGCAACCCCAATCTACCGCACCCCCTAAAATTGGAGCTGAGAAGGTGCCTGCGAAAGCTACCGTTAAAGTTGAGGGAGCAACTGATGCCAAGTCCAGAATAGGCCCACAAATTGTAATATCAAAACCACCAGTAACTCAGATTACAACTGGAAATCATGCAGTTGGTGTAAATCAGCATTTGCAAGGCACAAACACTATTCCGGCTCCCATACCAAGAAATACCCATGCTGAAATTGGTAAAATTGTTCAAAAGTTATTACAGCCACGGGTTTCTGAGCGCCCTGTCTGGACTCCACCGTCTAGGGATTACATGAACAAGGCTTCGACTTGCCAAACATGCAAGTCTACCATAAATGATGTGGACAGTGTTCTTGTTTGTGATGCTTGTGAGAAGGGTTATCACTTGAAATGTCTCCACATAAATAATCCAAAAGGAATTCCTAGAGCAGAGTGGCACTGTGTAAAATGCTTGCAGTTAAGCAATGGGAAAGGCTTGCCCCCTAAATATGGTCGTGTCATGAGAAACAATAATGTTCCCAAAGTGCCTTCTGGTGCAGCTGCTCTCCCATCAACTCCAGATAAGAAAGCAGCCGCTCTAGATGTGAAGGTGAACCAGCAGAAGATAATGGTTAATGGGAATGCTGCAAGTCAAAGGGCCTCTACTGGTAATAGAGTAAGTAGTCATAGCGATCCAACATCTGCATTGAAGGTGGAAAATACAACTGAAATACGAGGGAATACTATTGTTGGCAAAGGAAAGATGGATGACAAGTCATCTTCACGAATTTCTTTAAATAATCTAACAGAAGCCTCCTGTCCAGACTCTGTTTCTCCTACTTTGTCATCAGTTAAAGGCCTGTGTGAAGAGAAACTGCTAGAGTCGAATTCACAGACTCCTTTAAAATCTGAGACAGTTCTTAGTTTCTCTGCTCCGTCGCAGTCCCCTGGCAACGCAGAAGATAATCGCCAGCCAGGGGCACCAAATAGTGCTGTTCTGTTGCAGCAATCTTCACAAAATGATCAAGGGACTGTGCGAGCTATTCCTGCTGAAACTTCTGCAGCCAGTTCTGGATTTGCAGAGCATGGAAAGTTTCTACCAGATTATGTACACAATGTGGATTGGATCGGCGGTATACTTAAAGTCGATGAGGAGAAAGCTTTCTACCAGTCTTGCTGCATTAGAGGAGTTGTCTACAAACTCCATGATCATGTTCTTATTCAATTCAATGATAGATTGATTCCCTCAAAACTTCAG GCCATGTGGGAGGATATTAAGATGAAAACTAGGTGGGTGAGTGTCAATAAGTGCTACTTTCCTGCTGATTTGCCACAAGCCGTTGGCCGTCCTTGTGGCCTGGAAAGCAGTGAG GTCTATGAGTCTACTATTAGTTGCACAGTAATGGCTGGCTTGGTACAAGGCCTTTGTGAAGTTCTTCCTCCTGGAAGATtcattgaagaaaaagaaaagagaaccaaTGGAGGAAAGAGGCCGAATGAGAGTTTACGGCCACTTTACGTATGCAA
- the LOC113690486 gene encoding putative BPI/LBP family protein At1g04970, translating into MGHSVDSAGLLVVLWLMISSWAYVGSSEGYISYEISDKGLDFVKDLLIEKAETSLVPLELPNIEKTVKIPVIGTVSMEVSNVTLYRVHVTSSTVKTGDTGILVDVAGATANLTMHWGYSYSTWLLPISISDQGEAEVQIEGMEIGLLLDLKNQQGSLKLSLVDCGCYVKDLSIDLAGGASWLYQGLVDAFEDKIASAVEDAVLKKLIGAIQELDSFLQSLPKEVTVNNISALNVTIVGDPKLSNSSLELEINGLFSLKDEAAVSKLQRENVEVPFSCNGPARMVGISVHENVLESASAVYFEANKMHWIVDNIPDQNLMNTAEWRFIIPQLYKQYPNDDLNLNISVHSNPILKIGEKQIDATIPLKVIIDVLDDGQVVPVACISVVISAAAYPEVSRNALAVSVKLNEFTMSQDWSKIGNLHMYLVQPVISTLLRTVVLPYINLKLSKGFPIPIFHGFELQNTELLCTDSRIIIGSDVAFIETAQPHTVFV; encoded by the exons ATGGGACATTCAGTTGATTCAGCTGGATTATTGGTAGTGCTATGGTTAATGATTTCTTCTTGGGCCTATGTTGGATCTAGTGAAGGGTACATATCTTATGAGATATCCGATAAAGGTCTCGACTTTGTCAAAGATTTGTTAATTGAAAAAGCCGAGACTTCCTTGGTTCCACTTGAGCTGCCTAATATTGAGAAGACTGTCAAAATTCCAGTGATTGGTACAGTTAGCATGGAGGTTTCGAATGTTACCCTCTACAGGGTTCACGTTACTTCCTCAACTGTTAAAACTGGTGATACTGGCATCCTTGTTGATGTTGCTGGCGCCACCGCTAATTTGACTATGCACTGGGGGTATTCCTACAGCACCTGGTTGCTTCCAATCTCAATTTCGGATCAAGGGGAGGCAGAAGTTCAG ATTGAAGGTATGGAAATTGGGCTTTTGCTTGATTTGAAGAATCAGCAAGGATCTCTTAAGCTGTCACTCGTGGATTGTGGTTGCTATGTGAAAGATCTATCCATTGATTTGGCTGGTGGAGCGTCCTGGCTATATCAAGG ATTGGTAGATGCTTTCGAAGATAAAATAGCATCTGCAGTTGAAGATGCTGTTTTGAAGAAATTAATAGGTGCAATTCAAGAGCTTGATTCTTTTCTGCAATCTCTGCCGAAAGAAGTTACAGTAAACAATATTTCTGCTTTAAATGTCACCATCGTCGGTGACCCAAAATTAAGTAACTCTTCTCTTGAACTTGAAATCAATGGTTTATTCAGTCTCAAGGATGAAGCTGCAGTTTCCAAACTTCAGCGTGAGAATGTTGAAGTTCCATTTTCCTGCAATGGTCCAGCTAGGATGGTGGGGATCTCAGTGCATGAGAATGTCCTCGAATCGGCATCTGCAGTCTACTTTGAA GCCAATAAAATGCATTGGATTGTTGACAATATACCTGATCAGAATTTGATGAACACTGCTGAGTGGAGGTTCATTATTCCTCAGCTCTACAAACAATACCCAAATGATGACTTGAACCTCAATATTTCTGTGCATTCCAATCCAATATTAAAAATTGGTGAGAAGCAGATTGATGCAACAATCCCCTTAAAAGTGATAATTGATGTGTTGGACGATGGTCAAGTAGTACCGGTTGCATGTATTTCTGTG GTAATTAGCGCTGCTGCTTATCCAGAAGTCTCACGTAATGCTCTAGCTGTCAGCGTGAAGTTAAATGAATTTACTATGTCCCAGGATTGGAGCAAAATTGGTAACCTCCACATGTATCTTGTTCAG CCTGTGATCTCGACGTTGCTGAGAACTGTCGTCTTGCCTTATATCAATTTAAAGCTGAGCAAAGGATTTCCAATACCAATTTTCCATGGTTTTGAGCTTCAAAATACTGAGCTGCTCTGTACTGATTCCAGGATCATCATTGGCAGTGATGTGGCATTCATTGAAACAGCGCAACCTCATACAGTCTTTGTATAA
- the LOC113690487 gene encoding eukaryotic translation initiation factor 1A-like — translation MPKNKGKGGKNRKRGKNEADDEKRELVFKEDGQEYAQVLRMLGNGRCEAMCIDQNKRLCHIRGKMHKKVWITTGDIILVGLRDYQDDKADVILKYMPDEARLLKAYGELPDNVRLNEGIAGEMDDDDDGHGDISYLEFGDDDIDQI, via the coding sequence ATGCCAAAAAACAAGGGCAAAGGGGGCAAGAACaggaagagaggaaagaatGAGGCGGACGACGAGAAGCGAGAGCTGGTTTTCAAAGAAGACGGCCAAGAGTATGCCCAGGTTTTGCGCATGTTAGGTAATGGCCGCTGTGAAGCCATGTGCATTGACCAGAACAAGAGACTCTGTCACATTAGAGGGAAAATGCACAAGAAGGTCTGGATCACCACCGGCGACATTATCCTCGTTGGCCTCCGGGACTATCAGGACGACAAGGCTGATGTCATCCTCAAGTACATGCCCGATGAAGCCAGGCTCTTGAAGGCTTACGGTGAGCTGCCGGATAACGTCAGACTCAATGAGGGGATCGCTGGAGAgatggatgatgatgatgacggCCATGGTGATATTAGCTATCTTGAGTTCGGGGATGACGACATTGATCAGATTTAA
- the LOC113688932 gene encoding serine/threonine-protein phosphatase PP-X isozyme 2: MSDLDRQIEQLKRCEPLKESEVKALCLKAMEILVEESNVQRVDAPVTICGDIHGQFYDMKELFRVGGDCPKTNYLFLGDFVDRGFYSVETFLLLLALKVRYPDRITLIRGNHESRQITQVYGFYDECLRKYGSVNVWRYCTDIFDYLSLSALIENKIFSVHGGLSPAISTLDQIRTIDRKQEVPHDGAMCDLLWSDPEDIVDGWGLSPRGAGFLFGGSVVTSFNHSNNIDYICRAHQLVMEGYKWMFNNQIVTVWSAPNYCYRCGNVAAILELDENLNKEFRVFEAAPQEARGAPARKPPPDYFL; the protein is encoded by the exons ATGTCAGACCTAGACAGACAAATAGAGCAGCTCAAAAGATGCGAACCCCTTAAAGAGTCGGAGGTCAAAGCTCTTTGTCTCAAGGCTATGGAAATTCTTGTCGAAGAGAGCAATGTTCAAAGAGTAGACGCCCCTGTCACC ATATGTGGTGATATTCACGGGCAGTTTTATGACATGAAGGAGCTGTTTAGAGTGGGAGGTGATTGCCCAAAAACAAATTACTTGTTTCTTGGTGACTTTGTTGATAGAGGGTTTTACTCAGTTGAAACATTTCTTCTCCTCCTAGCTTTAAAG GTAAGATATCCAGATCGAATAACGCTAATAAGGGGGAACCATGAGAGCCGGCAGATTACACAG GTTTATGGATTCTATGATGAGTGCCTGCGCAAATATGGTTCTGTCAATGTTTGGAGATACTGCACtgatatatttgattacttgag CCTGTCGGCTCTCATCGAGAACAAGATATTTTCTGTCCATGGAGGTCTTTCCCCAGCAATTTCCACATTAGATCAG ATAAGGACAATTGATAGGAAACAAGAGGTACCTCATGATGGTGCTATGTGTGACCTCCTTTGGTCTGACCCAGAAGACATTGTTGATGGCTGGGGTTTGAGTCCTCGTGGTGCTGGTTTCCTGTTTGGTGGCAGTGTTGTCACTTCATTCAACCATTCAAATAACATCGACTATATCTGCCGCGCACATCAGTTAGTGATGGAAGGTTACAAGTGGATGTTCAACAATCAGATAGTTACCGTGTGGTCGGCTCCAAATTACTGTTACAG ATGTGGGAATGTAGCTGCAATTCTTGAACTGGATGAGAATCTTAACAAGGAGTTCCGTGTTTTTGAAGCAGCTCCACAG GAAGCTAGAGGAGCTCCTGCAAGAAAACCCCCACCGGACTACTTCCTATGA
- the LOC113690910 gene encoding syntaxin-52-like, which yields MASSGDPWVKEYNEAVKLADDITNMISERNSLPATGPEAQRHASAIRRKITILSTRLESLQSLLSRLPGKQLTEKEMNRRKDMLANLRSKVNQMASTLNMSNFANRDSLLGPEIKPVDAMTRAKGLDNYGVVGLQRQVMKEQDEGLEKLEETVISTKHIALAVNEELDLHTRLIDNLDEHVDVTDSRLQRVQKRLAILNKKTKGGCSCMCLLLSVIGIVVLVAVIYLLVKYL from the exons ATGGCGTCTTCTGGAGACCCGTGGGTGAAGGAGTACAATGAAGCGGTCAAACTTGCTGATGACATAACTAACATGATTTCAGAGAGGAATTCATTGCCTGCAACAGGGCCAGAGGCCCAGCGTCATGCATCTGCCATACGAAGGAAAATCACGATATTGTCCACTAGACTTGAGAGCCTACAATCTCTTCTCTCAAGGCTTCCTGGAAAGCAGCT GACAGAGAAAGAAATGAATCGCCGCAAAGACATGCTTGCAAATTTGAGATCAAAAGTAAACCAGATGGCCTCCACATTGAACATGTCAAACTTTGCCAATAGGGACAGCTTGCTTGGGCCTGAGATTAAGCCTGTTGATGCCATGACCAGAGCAAAAGGTCTTGACAACTATGGtgttgttggtcttcaacgacaAGTCATGAAAG AGCAAGATGAGGGCCTGGAGAAGTTGGAGGAGACAGTTATAAGCACCAAACACATTGCATTGGCAGTCAATGAAGAACTTGATCTACACACTAGACTAATT GATAACCTGGACGAACATGTGGATGTCACTGATTCCCGCTTACAG CGAGTGCAGAAGCGGCTtgcaattttgaacaaaaaaacCAAGGGTGGTTGCTCCTGCATGTGCCTGCTCTTATCCGTCATCGGCATTGTGGTTCTGGTTGCTGTAATATATCTACTGgttaaatatttgtaa
- the LOC113690314 gene encoding transcription initiation factor TFIID subunit 6-like isoform X2 produces the protein MSTVPQESIEVISQSLGINNLAPEVLPGLASDVEFHVREIMQEAIKCMRHSKRTTLTSEDVDSALGLRNVEPIHGFASGDPLRFKKAAGHNNLYYIRDKDVIDAPLPKAPLDTTLVAHWLAIEGVQPAIPENATLEVQSDNRKAEYREDGVSVDVKLPVKHVLSRELQLYFEKITELTVSRSSSILFKEALVSLATDSGLHPLVPYFAYFIADEVSRNLNNSYQLIGLMRLVWSLLQNPHIHIEPYLHQLMPSVMTCLVAKKLGNKFSDNHWELRNFTADLVALICKRYGHVYHNLQPRVTRTLVHTFLDPTKALPQHFGAIQGLAALGPSVVRLLVLPNLEPYLRLLEPEMLLEKQKNGMSRLEAWHVYGALIRAVGLCMYNRLKKLPTLLPPLRAMSRSNPKVITKIPSKRKATVDNMMQQPPLKKLATNGPMGSLTANSVPVDMSGTSGGYAANIQVADSSFPSISKTFSNENVRGISARRDGVASQGYKSSAVLQQAWKEEFDTGNLLPLLYEYFGESMLNFVPTPELSLLL, from the exons ATGAGCACAGTGCCGCAGGAGTCAATTGAAGTAATTTCACAAAGCTTAGGAATCAATAATTTAGCCCCGGAAGTCTTGCCTGGTCTCGCTTCCGATGTGGAGTTCCACGTCCGCGAGATTATGCAG GAGGCTATCAAATGCATGCGCCATTCCAAAAGAACTACTTTGACTTCTGAAGATGTGGACAGTGCCCTTGGCTTACGAAATGTTGAG CCTATACATGGGTTTGCTTCAGGAGATCCATTGCGGTTTAAAAAAGCTGCTGGGCACAACAATTTGTATTACATTCGTGACAAAGAT GTAATTGATGCTCCTTTACCGAAAGCGCCATTAGACACCACACTTGTTGCTCATTGGTTAGCTATCGAAGGAGTTCAACCCGCTATTCCAGAGAATGCAACTCTTGAAG TGCAATCTGACAACAGAAAGGCTGAGTACAGAGAAGACGGTGTTTCTGTTGATGTTAAATTACCTGTGAAGCATGTATTGTCTCGTGAACTGCAG CTTTACTTTGAGAAAATTACTGAGCTTACTGTAAGTAGATCTAGCTCCATTCTCTTTAAAGAGGCACTAGTGAGCTTGGCAACTGACTCAGGGCTGCACCCTTTAGTTCCTTACTTTGCATATTTTATTGCTGACGAG GTTTCCAGGAATTTAAATAATTCTTATCAACTTATTGGTTTGATGCGGCTTGTCTGGAGCCTTCTGCAGAATCCTCATATCCACATTGAGCCATAT CTGCACCAATTAATGCCATCTGTAATGACATGTCTAGTGGCAAAAAAGTTGGGGAATAAATTTTCAGATAATCACTGGGAGCTGAGAAACTTCACTGCTGACCTGGTTGCCTTAATATGCAAGAG GTATGGTCACGTTTATCACAATCTCCAGCCACGGGTGACAAGGACATTGGTTCACACCTTCTTAGATCCGACAAAAGCACTGCCTCAACATTTTGGTGCAATTCAAGGGTTGGCAGCCCTAGGACCTAGTGTG GTCCGTTTGCTTGTGCTACCCAACCTTGAGCCCTATTTGCGACTTTTAGAGCCAGAAATGCTGCTGGAAAAGCAAAAGAATGGGATGAGCAGGCTGGAAGCCTGGCATGTCTATGGAGCTTTAATA CGTGCAGTTGGTCTGTGCATGTACAATCGGCTTAAAAAGCTTCCTACCCTTCTGCCGCCTCTCCGTGCCATGTCAAGGAGCAACCCAAAAGTCATCACTAAAATTCCAA GTAAACGTAAAGCTACTGTGGACAACATGATGCAGCAGCCACCACTTAAAAAATTGGCAACCAATGGTCCAATGGGTTCTTTGACGGCAAACTCAGTGCCGGTAGACATGTCAGGCACTAGTGGTGGATATGCTGCAAATATTCAGGTTGCGGATTCTAGTTTTCCGTCAATCTCAAAAACTTTCTCGAATGAAAATGTCCGAGGAATCAGTGCAAGAAGGGATGGGGTTGCTAGTCAAGGGTATAAATCATCAGCTGTTCTTCAACAGGCTTGGAAGGAGGAATTTGACACTGGAAACTTGTTGCCTCTATTGTACGAGTATTTTGGAGAAAGCATGTTAAATTTTGTACCCACACCTGAACTCTCCCTCCTCTTGTGA
- the LOC113690314 gene encoding transcription initiation factor TFIID subunit 6-like isoform X1 has translation MSTVPQESIEVISQSLGINNLAPEVLPGLASDVEFHVREIMQEAIKCMRHSKRTTLTSEDVDSALGLRNVEPIHGFASGDPLRFKKAAGHNNLYYIRDKDVEFKDVIDAPLPKAPLDTTLVAHWLAIEGVQPAIPENATLEVQSDNRKAEYREDGVSVDVKLPVKHVLSRELQLYFEKITELTVSRSSSILFKEALVSLATDSGLHPLVPYFAYFIADEVSRNLNNSYQLIGLMRLVWSLLQNPHIHIEPYLHQLMPSVMTCLVAKKLGNKFSDNHWELRNFTADLVALICKRYGHVYHNLQPRVTRTLVHTFLDPTKALPQHFGAIQGLAALGPSVVRLLVLPNLEPYLRLLEPEMLLEKQKNGMSRLEAWHVYGALIRAVGLCMYNRLKKLPTLLPPLRAMSRSNPKVITKIPSKRKATVDNMMQQPPLKKLATNGPMGSLTANSVPVDMSGTSGGYAANIQVADSSFPSISKTFSNENVRGISARRDGVASQGYKSSAVLQQAWKEEFDTGNLLPLLYEYFGESMLNFVPTPELSLLL, from the exons ATGAGCACAGTGCCGCAGGAGTCAATTGAAGTAATTTCACAAAGCTTAGGAATCAATAATTTAGCCCCGGAAGTCTTGCCTGGTCTCGCTTCCGATGTGGAGTTCCACGTCCGCGAGATTATGCAG GAGGCTATCAAATGCATGCGCCATTCCAAAAGAACTACTTTGACTTCTGAAGATGTGGACAGTGCCCTTGGCTTACGAAATGTTGAG CCTATACATGGGTTTGCTTCAGGAGATCCATTGCGGTTTAAAAAAGCTGCTGGGCACAACAATTTGTATTACATTCGTGACAAAGATGTTGAATTCAAAGAT GTAATTGATGCTCCTTTACCGAAAGCGCCATTAGACACCACACTTGTTGCTCATTGGTTAGCTATCGAAGGAGTTCAACCCGCTATTCCAGAGAATGCAACTCTTGAAG TGCAATCTGACAACAGAAAGGCTGAGTACAGAGAAGACGGTGTTTCTGTTGATGTTAAATTACCTGTGAAGCATGTATTGTCTCGTGAACTGCAG CTTTACTTTGAGAAAATTACTGAGCTTACTGTAAGTAGATCTAGCTCCATTCTCTTTAAAGAGGCACTAGTGAGCTTGGCAACTGACTCAGGGCTGCACCCTTTAGTTCCTTACTTTGCATATTTTATTGCTGACGAG GTTTCCAGGAATTTAAATAATTCTTATCAACTTATTGGTTTGATGCGGCTTGTCTGGAGCCTTCTGCAGAATCCTCATATCCACATTGAGCCATAT CTGCACCAATTAATGCCATCTGTAATGACATGTCTAGTGGCAAAAAAGTTGGGGAATAAATTTTCAGATAATCACTGGGAGCTGAGAAACTTCACTGCTGACCTGGTTGCCTTAATATGCAAGAG GTATGGTCACGTTTATCACAATCTCCAGCCACGGGTGACAAGGACATTGGTTCACACCTTCTTAGATCCGACAAAAGCACTGCCTCAACATTTTGGTGCAATTCAAGGGTTGGCAGCCCTAGGACCTAGTGTG GTCCGTTTGCTTGTGCTACCCAACCTTGAGCCCTATTTGCGACTTTTAGAGCCAGAAATGCTGCTGGAAAAGCAAAAGAATGGGATGAGCAGGCTGGAAGCCTGGCATGTCTATGGAGCTTTAATA CGTGCAGTTGGTCTGTGCATGTACAATCGGCTTAAAAAGCTTCCTACCCTTCTGCCGCCTCTCCGTGCCATGTCAAGGAGCAACCCAAAAGTCATCACTAAAATTCCAA GTAAACGTAAAGCTACTGTGGACAACATGATGCAGCAGCCACCACTTAAAAAATTGGCAACCAATGGTCCAATGGGTTCTTTGACGGCAAACTCAGTGCCGGTAGACATGTCAGGCACTAGTGGTGGATATGCTGCAAATATTCAGGTTGCGGATTCTAGTTTTCCGTCAATCTCAAAAACTTTCTCGAATGAAAATGTCCGAGGAATCAGTGCAAGAAGGGATGGGGTTGCTAGTCAAGGGTATAAATCATCAGCTGTTCTTCAACAGGCTTGGAAGGAGGAATTTGACACTGGAAACTTGTTGCCTCTATTGTACGAGTATTTTGGAGAAAGCATGTTAAATTTTGTACCCACACCTGAACTCTCCCTCCTCTTGTGA
- the LOC113690315 gene encoding cell division protein FtsZ homolog 1, chloroplastic-like — MAATFGLTTPAAAAAELTSSSSTSVGIYHKTLSPFVSKVCISPRTCRRTHRSGVCSSFTPMDSAKIKVVGVGGGGNNAVNRMIGSGLQGVDFYAINTDAQALLQSAAGNPIQIGELLTRGLGTGGNPLLGEQAAEESKEAIANALKGSDMVFITAGMGGGTGSGAAPVVAEISKEAGYLTVGVVTYPFSFEGRKRSLQALEAIERLQKNVDTLIVIPNDRLLDIADEQTPLQDAFLLADDVLRQGVQGISDIITIPGLVNVDFADVKAVMKNSGTAMLGVGVSSSKNRAEEAAEQATLAPLIGSSIQSATGVVYNITGGKDITLQEVNRVSQVVTSLADPSANIIFGAVVDERYNGEIHVTIIATGFTQSFQKTLLTDPRGTKLAEKGTGTQDSLKFPVTIKSSAASPLNSRPPRKLFF; from the exons ATGGCCGCTACGTTTGGACTGACAACCCCAGCGGCCGCAGCTGCTGAGTTAACCTCGTCTTCTTCGACTTCCGTTGGAATTTACCACAAGACCCTCTCTCCATTCGTCTCCAAAGTATGCATTTCTCCAAGGACTTGCCGCAGAACTCACCGTTCGGGCGTCTGCAGTTCCTTTACGCCAATGGACTCCGCCAAGATAAAGGTTGTCGGTGTTGGTGGCGGTGGCAACAATGCCGTCAACCGCATGATTGGCAGCGGTTTGCAG GGTGTTGATTTTTATGCCATAAATACAGATGCTCAAGCACTGCTTCAATCTGCTGCTGGAAATCCAATTCAGATTGGAGAGCTTCTAACTCGTGGActtg GTACTGGGGGCAATCCCCTTCTGGGGGAGCAAGCTGCAGAAGAATCAAAGGAAGCCATTGCAAATGCTCTTAAAGGATCAGATATGGTGTTTATAACTGCTGGAATGGGTGGCGGAACAGGATCCGGTGCTGCTCCTGTTGTTGCTGAAATATCAAAGGAAGCTGGTTATTTGACTGTTGGTGTTGTCACATATCCTTTCAGCTTTGAAGGACGCAAACGATCCCTCCAG GCTTTGGAGGCTATAGAAAGACTTCAGAAAAATGTTGATACCCTAATAGTGATTCCAAATGACCGTTTACTGGATATTGCTGATGAGCAGACCCCCCTTCAGGATGCTTTCCTTCTAGCTGATGATGTTCTACGTCAGGGTGTCCAGGGAATTTCAGATATAATCACA ATACCTGGGCTGGTAAATGTGGATTTTGCAGATGTAAAGGCAGTCATGAAAAATTCTGGAACAGCTATGCTGGGAGTGGGTGTTTCTTCCAGCAAGAACCGTGCTGAAGAAGCAGCTGAACAGGCAACTCTGGCGCCTCTGATAGGATCATCCATTCAATCTGCTACTGGTGTAGTTTATAATATAACTGGAGGAAAGGACATAACCTTGCAAGAGGTGAATAGGGTATCGCAG GTGGTAACGAGCTTGGCAGATCCATCAGCTAATATTATCTTTGGTGCTGTTGTGGATGAACGGTACAATGGAGAGATCCATGTAACAATTATTGCAACTGGCTTCACTCAATCATTTCAGAAGACTCTTCTAACCGACCCCAGGGGAACGAAGTTGGCTGAGAAGGGGACCGGAACCCAAGACAGCTTGAAATTTCCTGTCACCATTAAGTCATCTGCCGCATCCCCTTTAAATTCTAGGCCTCCTAGGAagcttttcttttga
- the LOC113688792 gene encoding V-type proton ATPase subunit e1, producing MGFFVTTLIFVAIGVIASLCARICCNRGPSANLLHLTLIITATVCCWLMWAIVYIAQMKPLIVPILSEE from the exons ATGGGGTTTTTTGTGACAACCCTAATTTTTGTTGCGATTGGCGTTATTGCATCTCTCTGCGCCAGAATTTGCTGTAACAGGGGTCCCTCGGCAAATCT GTTGCACCTGACGTTGATAATTACTGCAACAGTATGCTGTTGGCTGAT GTGGGCTATCGTATATATAGCACAGATGAAACCACTTATTGTTCCTATTTTAAGCGAAGAGTAA